A portion of the Magnolia sinica isolate HGM2019 chromosome 17, MsV1, whole genome shotgun sequence genome contains these proteins:
- the LOC131230809 gene encoding two-component response regulator ARR2-like isoform X2, with protein MDMDSGGAVALSTTSSTGSRKVGDRGGVSDQFPAGLRVLVVDDDPTCLMILEKMLRNCLYEVTTCSRAAAALSMLRKRRDGFDIVLSDVYMPDMDGFKLLEHIGLEMDLPVIMMSADDGKDVVMKGITHGACDYLIKPVRIEAIKNIWQHVVRKRRNELKEIEHSGSVEDSDRQRRISDDGDYASSAIEGSWRNPKRRKDEKDEEDEIEDREDSSTMKKPRVVWSVELHQQFVTAVNQLSLDKAVPKKILELMSVPGLTRENVASHLQKYRLYLRRLSGPSQHQGGPPNASFMGTAEEPFGSIGSFDGLDLQALAVSGQLPPHNLTTVQAGIGRTASNTGMGTSLSHQINMFNSNVQIANSSKIRCEQELNNKPMNLLHGLPTSIEPKQLAHFNRPVHPFGNMGRQVGEGNLGFLNSSSSIPLVSTGSSTHGDVRHCPRSSPLMMQMSQQRTQPAISQPQMQMQLDASMQQLRGQLLNEMVGGRVSGLPLPISQQMLSNEIAGQVLGRNGAVMNGRGIASSGGASINSPSYVAVSQAPSVDFPIRNGTELLASGFSTAATAGLPSMALTGMFQEATTVTGSLEGLNNPTIAKGSSYHLFNELRSSKTQDWELQNISHAYNLNRHMNSTRTNTDFGSSVLGHQGLGGIQKNGQNRYECAGGKGMDAPSGQDENGNLEMIMRGQNNLAVDNSFRVKAECGPNMRCENMLLTDQFIQDDLMSVLFKQQEGVGLVETDFNLDTYPVDNIQV; from the exons ATGGATATGGACAGTGGAGGAGCTGTGGCACTGTCGACGACTAGTTCGACAGGTAGTCGTAAGGTTGGGGATAGAGGAGGAGTGTCTGATCAGTTCCCGGCCGGGCTTCGGGTTCTAGTCGTCGATGATGATCCTACATGTCTCATGATCTTGGAGAAGATGCTTCGGAACTGTCTTTATGAAG TTACAACGTGTTCGAGGGCGGCAGCTGCGCTTTCGATGCTTCGCAAGAGGAGAGATGGATTCGATATTGTTTTAAGCGATGTCTACATGCCAGACATGGATGGGTTTAAGCTCCTTGAGCACATCGGTCTCGAGATGGACCTGCCCGTTATCA TGATGTCTGCGGATGATGGGAAGGACGTTGTCATGAAAGGTATCACACACGGCGCGTGCGATTACCTTATAAAACCGGTGCGCATTGAGGCGATCAAGAACATCTGGCAGCATGTAGTTAGGAAGAGAAGGAATGAGTTGAAGGAAATCGAGCACTCGGGCAGTGTGGAAGACAGTGATAGACAGAGGAGGATATCGGATGATGGTGATTATGCATCCTCGGCGATTGAAGGGAGCTGGAGGAATCCAAAGAGGAGGAAGGATGAGAAGGACGAGGAAGATGAGATTGAGGATCGTGAGGATTCTTCCACGATGAAGAAACCGCGGGTGGTCTGGTCAGTCGAGCTCCATCAGCAGTTCGTTACTGCTGTGAACCAACTAAGCCTTGATA AGGCTGTTCCTAAGAAGATTCTGGAGCTGATGAGCGTTCCCGGTCTCACTAGAGAAAATGTTGCTAGCCACCTGCAG AAATATCGCTTGTATCTTAGAAGATTGAGTGGTCCATCGCAGCATCAAGGCGGGCCGCCCAATGCATCTTTCATGGGTACTGCAGAAGAGCCTTTTGGGTCGATTGGATCCTTTGATGGGCTTGATCTCCAAGCTCTTGCTGTCTCTGGTCAGCTTCCGCCACATAATCTCACGACGGTTCAGGCAGGCATTGGAAGAACAGCCTCAAACACTGGCATGGGCACGTCTCTTAGTCATCAGATTAACATGTTCAATTCCAATGTGCAGATTGCAAATTCTTCAAAAATAAGGTGTGAGCAAGAACTGAACAATAAACCGATGAACTTGCTTCATGGGCTCCCAACAAGCATTGAACCGAAGCAGCTAGCGCACTTCAACCggcctgttcatccatttgggaaTATGGGTCGCCAAGTAGGAGAGGGGAACTTGGGTTTTCTAAACTCATCATCATCGATTCCGTTAGTAAGTACTGGTTCATCGACTCATGGAGACGTCAGGCATTGCCCTAGGAGCAGTCCTCTTATGATGCAGATGAGTCAGCAAAGAACACAACCCGCAATCTCTCAGCCCCAAATGCAGATGCAACTAGATGCGTCAATGCAGCAGTTGAGGGGGCAGTTACTGAATGAAATGGTAGGTGGGCGGGTGTCTGGGCTTCCATTGCCCATTTCGCAGCAGATGCTTTCGAATGAGATTGCAGGACAGGTTTTGGGAAGAAATGGAGCTGTCATGAATGGTAGAGGCATTGCGTCGTCTGGGGGAGCTTCTATCAATAGTCCTTCATATGTTGCAGTTTCCCAAGCTCCATCTGTTGATTTTCCTATCAGAAATGGTACAGAATTGCTTGCAAGCGGTTTTTCTACAGCAGCCACTGCAGGGCTACCAAGTATGGCATTGACGGGGATGTTTCAAGAAGCCACAACGGTGACAGGAAGCTTGGAAGGATTAAACAATCCTACCATTGCAAAAGGATCCAGTTATCATCTCTTTAATGAACTCCGTTCGAGCAAAACCCAAGATTGGGAGCTGCAGAATATCAGTCACGCTTACAATTTGAATCGACATATGAACTCTACACGGACCAATACTGATTTTGGTTCGTCAGTTTTGGGTCATCAAGGTTTGGGCGGTATTCAAAAGAATGGGCAGAATAGGTACGAATGTGCTGGCGGCAAAGGAATGGACGCACCAAGTGGTCAAGATGAGAATGGGAACCTGGAGATGATCATGCGCGGTCAAAACAATCTTGCGGTCGACAATTCTTTCAGAGTGAAGGCTGAATGCGGGCCCAATATGAGATGCGAGAACATGCTACTCACAGACCAGTTCATTCAAGATGATCTCATGAGCGTGCTTTTCAAACAG cAAGAAGGGGTCGGGCTGGTTGAAACGGATTTTAACCTTGATACGTATCCCGTCGATAACATTCAGGTGTAG
- the LOC131230809 gene encoding two-component response regulator ARR2-like isoform X1, with the protein MDMDSGGAVALSTTSSTGSRKVGDRGGVSDQFPAGLRVLVVDDDPTCLMILEKMLRNCLYEVTTCSRAAAALSMLRKRRDGFDIVLSDVYMPDMDGFKLLEHIGLEMDLPVIMMSADDGKDVVMKGITHGACDYLIKPVRIEAIKNIWQHVVRKRRNELKEIEHSGSVEDSDRQRRISDDGDYASSAIEGSWRNPKRRKDEKDEEDEIEDREDSSTMKKPRVVWSVELHQQFVTAVNQLSLDKAVPKKILELMSVPGLTRENVASHLQKYRLYLRRLSGPSQHQGGPPNASFMGTAEEPFGSIGSFDGLDLQALAVSGQLPPHNLTTVQAGIGRTASNTGMGTSLSHQINMFNSNVQIANSSKIRCEQELNNKPMNLLHGLPTSIEPKQLAHFNRPVHPFGNMGRQVGEGNLGFLNSSSSIPLVSTGSSTHGDVRHCPRSSPLMMQMSQQRTQPAISQPQMQMQLDASMQQLRGQLLNEMVGGRVSGLPLPISQQMLSNEIAGQVLGRNGAVMNGRGIASSGGASINSPSYVAVSQAPSVDFPIRNGTELLASGFSTAATAGLPSMALTGMFQEATTVTGSLEGLNNPTIAKGSSYHLFNELRSSKTQDWELQNISHAYNLNRHMNSTRTNTDFGSSVLGHQGLGGIQKNGQNRYECAGGKGMDAPSGQDENGNLEMIMRGQNNLAVDNSFRVKAECGPNMRCENMLLTDQFIQDDLMSVLFKQQQEGVGLVETDFNLDTYPVDNIQV; encoded by the exons ATGGATATGGACAGTGGAGGAGCTGTGGCACTGTCGACGACTAGTTCGACAGGTAGTCGTAAGGTTGGGGATAGAGGAGGAGTGTCTGATCAGTTCCCGGCCGGGCTTCGGGTTCTAGTCGTCGATGATGATCCTACATGTCTCATGATCTTGGAGAAGATGCTTCGGAACTGTCTTTATGAAG TTACAACGTGTTCGAGGGCGGCAGCTGCGCTTTCGATGCTTCGCAAGAGGAGAGATGGATTCGATATTGTTTTAAGCGATGTCTACATGCCAGACATGGATGGGTTTAAGCTCCTTGAGCACATCGGTCTCGAGATGGACCTGCCCGTTATCA TGATGTCTGCGGATGATGGGAAGGACGTTGTCATGAAAGGTATCACACACGGCGCGTGCGATTACCTTATAAAACCGGTGCGCATTGAGGCGATCAAGAACATCTGGCAGCATGTAGTTAGGAAGAGAAGGAATGAGTTGAAGGAAATCGAGCACTCGGGCAGTGTGGAAGACAGTGATAGACAGAGGAGGATATCGGATGATGGTGATTATGCATCCTCGGCGATTGAAGGGAGCTGGAGGAATCCAAAGAGGAGGAAGGATGAGAAGGACGAGGAAGATGAGATTGAGGATCGTGAGGATTCTTCCACGATGAAGAAACCGCGGGTGGTCTGGTCAGTCGAGCTCCATCAGCAGTTCGTTACTGCTGTGAACCAACTAAGCCTTGATA AGGCTGTTCCTAAGAAGATTCTGGAGCTGATGAGCGTTCCCGGTCTCACTAGAGAAAATGTTGCTAGCCACCTGCAG AAATATCGCTTGTATCTTAGAAGATTGAGTGGTCCATCGCAGCATCAAGGCGGGCCGCCCAATGCATCTTTCATGGGTACTGCAGAAGAGCCTTTTGGGTCGATTGGATCCTTTGATGGGCTTGATCTCCAAGCTCTTGCTGTCTCTGGTCAGCTTCCGCCACATAATCTCACGACGGTTCAGGCAGGCATTGGAAGAACAGCCTCAAACACTGGCATGGGCACGTCTCTTAGTCATCAGATTAACATGTTCAATTCCAATGTGCAGATTGCAAATTCTTCAAAAATAAGGTGTGAGCAAGAACTGAACAATAAACCGATGAACTTGCTTCATGGGCTCCCAACAAGCATTGAACCGAAGCAGCTAGCGCACTTCAACCggcctgttcatccatttgggaaTATGGGTCGCCAAGTAGGAGAGGGGAACTTGGGTTTTCTAAACTCATCATCATCGATTCCGTTAGTAAGTACTGGTTCATCGACTCATGGAGACGTCAGGCATTGCCCTAGGAGCAGTCCTCTTATGATGCAGATGAGTCAGCAAAGAACACAACCCGCAATCTCTCAGCCCCAAATGCAGATGCAACTAGATGCGTCAATGCAGCAGTTGAGGGGGCAGTTACTGAATGAAATGGTAGGTGGGCGGGTGTCTGGGCTTCCATTGCCCATTTCGCAGCAGATGCTTTCGAATGAGATTGCAGGACAGGTTTTGGGAAGAAATGGAGCTGTCATGAATGGTAGAGGCATTGCGTCGTCTGGGGGAGCTTCTATCAATAGTCCTTCATATGTTGCAGTTTCCCAAGCTCCATCTGTTGATTTTCCTATCAGAAATGGTACAGAATTGCTTGCAAGCGGTTTTTCTACAGCAGCCACTGCAGGGCTACCAAGTATGGCATTGACGGGGATGTTTCAAGAAGCCACAACGGTGACAGGAAGCTTGGAAGGATTAAACAATCCTACCATTGCAAAAGGATCCAGTTATCATCTCTTTAATGAACTCCGTTCGAGCAAAACCCAAGATTGGGAGCTGCAGAATATCAGTCACGCTTACAATTTGAATCGACATATGAACTCTACACGGACCAATACTGATTTTGGTTCGTCAGTTTTGGGTCATCAAGGTTTGGGCGGTATTCAAAAGAATGGGCAGAATAGGTACGAATGTGCTGGCGGCAAAGGAATGGACGCACCAAGTGGTCAAGATGAGAATGGGAACCTGGAGATGATCATGCGCGGTCAAAACAATCTTGCGGTCGACAATTCTTTCAGAGTGAAGGCTGAATGCGGGCCCAATATGAGATGCGAGAACATGCTACTCACAGACCAGTTCATTCAAGATGATCTCATGAGCGTGCTTTTCAAACAG cagcAAGAAGGGGTCGGGCTGGTTGAAACGGATTTTAACCTTGATACGTATCCCGTCGATAACATTCAGGTGTAG